From one Streptomyces sp. SCSIO 30461 genomic stretch:
- a CDS encoding metal-sensitive transcriptional regulator: protein MKVEEEAATAVLNRLRRAQGQLAGVIAMIEAGRDCKDVVTQLAAVSRALDRAGFKVIASGMRQCLAESEEGATPMSEQELEKLFLTLA from the coding sequence GTGAAGGTAGAAGAAGAAGCGGCGACCGCGGTCCTCAACCGGCTGCGCCGTGCCCAGGGGCAGCTCGCAGGCGTCATCGCCATGATCGAAGCCGGTCGCGACTGCAAGGACGTCGTCACCCAGCTCGCCGCCGTCTCCCGCGCCCTCGACCGGGCCGGCTTCAAGGTCATCGCCAGCGGAATGCGCCAGTGCCTCGCCGAGAGCGAGGAAGGCGCGACCCCGATGAGCGAACAGGAACTGGAGAAACTCTTCCTCACGCTCGCGTGA
- a CDS encoding rhodanese-like domain-containing protein: MFFAQYYLDCLSQASYMIADETTGQAVVVDPRRDVSEYLADAEAHGFAVVGVINTHFHADFVAGHLEMAAETGSWIGYGRRAETEYPIRHLADGETISLGDVTLEIMETPGHTPESISVLVREHGRDGVPYGVLTGDALFIGDVGRPDLLASVGVTAEELGAMLHDSVQNKLMGLPDEVRVFPAHGAGSACGKNLSTEKQSTIGEQRATNYACVPMSQADFVGIVAAGQSAAPGYFAFDAELNRKERGLFDPAAAPRPLSVEDFVGLRASGAVVVDVRDPQEFAAGHLSGSVNVPADGRFAEQAGTVLPADMDLLVIAPQNREEEIVTRLARIGFDRVAGYLRSPGDALTDLAAEVTPASRLTAAQVRTALEGGNPPVVIDVRNCGERGEHGFIDGALHIALGELPRRLDEVPRDRPLVLHCAGGHRSSIAASLLRHHGFTDVSDILGGYAAWALLNTPATA; this comes from the coding sequence GTGTTCTTCGCCCAGTACTACCTCGACTGCCTCTCGCAGGCGTCTTACATGATCGCCGACGAGACCACCGGCCAGGCCGTGGTCGTCGACCCCCGCCGGGACGTCTCGGAGTACCTGGCGGACGCCGAGGCCCACGGCTTCGCCGTGGTCGGCGTCATCAACACCCACTTCCACGCCGACTTCGTCGCCGGACACCTGGAGATGGCGGCCGAGACCGGCTCGTGGATCGGCTACGGCCGTCGCGCCGAGACCGAGTACCCCATCCGCCACCTTGCCGACGGCGAGACCATCAGCCTCGGTGACGTCACGTTGGAGATCATGGAGACACCCGGCCACACCCCGGAGTCGATCAGTGTGCTTGTCCGTGAGCACGGCAGGGACGGCGTCCCGTACGGCGTGCTCACCGGCGACGCCCTGTTCATCGGGGATGTGGGCCGCCCGGACCTGCTCGCCTCCGTCGGTGTGACCGCCGAGGAACTTGGCGCCATGCTCCACGACAGCGTGCAGAACAAGTTGATGGGCCTGCCGGACGAGGTTCGGGTCTTCCCCGCGCATGGCGCCGGCTCCGCCTGCGGCAAGAACCTCTCCACGGAGAAGCAGTCGACCATCGGCGAGCAGCGGGCCACCAACTACGCGTGCGTGCCCATGTCACAGGCCGACTTCGTGGGAATCGTGGCCGCCGGCCAGTCCGCGGCTCCCGGCTACTTCGCCTTCGACGCCGAGCTCAACCGCAAGGAGCGCGGGCTGTTCGACCCGGCCGCCGCTCCCCGGCCGCTGAGCGTCGAGGACTTCGTCGGCCTCCGTGCCTCCGGTGCCGTCGTCGTCGACGTCCGTGACCCGCAGGAGTTCGCCGCCGGTCACCTGAGCGGCTCGGTCAACGTTCCGGCCGACGGCCGGTTCGCCGAGCAGGCCGGAACCGTCCTGCCCGCCGACATGGATCTGCTGGTGATCGCCCCGCAGAATCGCGAGGAGGAGATCGTCACGCGTCTGGCCCGGATCGGCTTCGACCGCGTGGCCGGCTATCTGCGCTCCCCCGGCGACGCGCTGACCGATCTGGCCGCGGAGGTCACTCCGGCCAGCCGCCTCACCGCCGCCCAGGTCCGCACCGCACTGGAGGGTGGCAACCCGCCGGTCGTCATCGACGTCCGCAACTGCGGCGAGCGCGGCGAGCACGGCTTCATCGACGGAGCCCTTCACATCGCCCTCGGTGAGCTGCCCCGCCGCCTGGACGAGGTTCCCCGCGACCGGCCCCTGGTCCTGCACTGCGCGGGCGGCCACCGCTCCTCGATCGCTGCGAGCCTGCTGCGCCACCACGGCTTCACCGACGTCTCCGACATCCTCGGCGGCTACGCCGCCTGGGCGCTACTGAACACCCCCGCGACCGCCTGA
- a CDS encoding heavy metal translocating P-type ATPase, translated as MGVADVIVVISAAVLIAGMGWFFFGPRRARTAHLEGGVQRVDVTVRGGYSPDVIRVRQGIPVELVFDRQESGECTNRVVFPDLRVSAGLPAFTRTTVRVDADQAGTFGFACGMNMIHGTLLVEPADGSGATEVTPDRDGKETATAATPAGPTSDGGPGAEAAAERRAEITDLTRRVAVGAVLTAPVLFAVMAHELFGAGWVPGWMLNHWLQLALITPVMLYTGWPIHLTGWLTLRHRSADMNSLITLGTTAAYGYSLIVTLAPGLLPEDVREVYFEAVGVILTLILLGRLLEARAKAGTGEAIRALLGLQARTARVIRDGTETEIPVEDVAVGDAVVIRPGEKIPVDSEVLSGSSAVDESMVTGEPMPVTKRAGDTVIGATVNGTGSLRVRASKVGADTMLAQIIRLVRQAQASKAPIQRLADAVSAYFVPAVIAIAIVTFALWFTVGPTPALTLALVSAVAVLIIACPCALGLATPLSVMVGTGKGAQAGILIRSAEALETAHKLDTVVLDKTGTVTAGKPVLTDVHAADGFQVNELLALVAAAEADSEHPLAGAIVTGARERDLTLRAAESFDSVTGKGVRAVVDGHDVLVGTARLLSDAGIETSALTPVAAELSAQGKTPVLAAVDGRHAGVLAVADTVKDDSAQAIAALQRLGIDVVIITGDNARTAAAIAAQVGVDRVLAEVLPEHKADEIRRLQAEGRTVGMVGDGINDAPALAAADVGLAIGTGTDVAIEAADVTLISGSLPGVVTAIRLSRATMRNIRQNLFFALVYNAVGVPLAAGALYPVWGIRLSPMIAAAAMAMSSLSVVTNASRLRRWHAPPLLPAAVEPVEPRVESAADRAPAHAAAGDGRRPHLEPVAGKDHQRGAEAITVDPVCGMRVDPAAAAERRDTASGTCFLCSAQCAAAFDADPDRYRALAAGGTNEGGEGR; from the coding sequence ATGGGTGTCGCCGATGTCATCGTGGTGATCTCTGCCGCCGTGCTGATCGCCGGCATGGGGTGGTTCTTCTTCGGCCCGCGCCGGGCCCGCACCGCGCACCTCGAGGGCGGGGTACAGCGGGTCGATGTGACGGTGCGGGGCGGCTACAGCCCCGATGTCATCCGGGTCCGCCAGGGGATTCCGGTGGAACTGGTCTTCGACCGGCAGGAGAGCGGCGAGTGCACCAACCGGGTCGTCTTCCCCGACCTGCGTGTCAGCGCCGGGCTGCCAGCCTTCACTCGCACCACCGTACGGGTCGATGCTGACCAGGCCGGAACGTTCGGGTTCGCCTGCGGAATGAACATGATCCACGGCACGCTGCTGGTCGAACCGGCGGACGGTTCCGGCGCCACGGAAGTCACCCCGGACCGAGACGGTAAGGAAACGGCTACCGCCGCCACCCCTGCGGGACCTACCAGCGATGGAGGGCCCGGGGCCGAGGCGGCCGCCGAGCGGCGCGCGGAGATCACGGACCTGACGCGCCGGGTCGCCGTCGGCGCCGTACTCACCGCCCCGGTGCTCTTCGCCGTCATGGCCCACGAGTTGTTCGGCGCCGGCTGGGTGCCCGGATGGATGCTCAATCACTGGCTGCAGTTGGCGCTGATCACCCCGGTGATGCTGTACACCGGCTGGCCCATCCACTTGACAGGCTGGCTCACCTTGCGCCACCGCAGCGCGGACATGAACTCCCTCATCACGCTGGGCACCACGGCCGCGTACGGATACAGCCTGATCGTCACGCTCGCCCCCGGTCTGCTGCCCGAGGACGTGCGCGAGGTGTACTTCGAGGCGGTCGGGGTGATCCTCACCCTGATCCTGCTGGGCAGGCTGCTGGAGGCCCGCGCCAAGGCCGGCACCGGCGAAGCCATCCGGGCGCTGCTGGGCCTGCAGGCCCGCACGGCCCGGGTGATCCGCGACGGCACCGAGACCGAGATCCCGGTGGAGGACGTGGCGGTCGGCGACGCGGTGGTGATCCGGCCCGGGGAGAAGATCCCGGTCGACTCCGAGGTGCTGTCGGGCTCCTCGGCCGTGGACGAGTCGATGGTCACCGGCGAGCCGATGCCAGTCACCAAACGGGCCGGGGACACGGTGATCGGCGCGACCGTCAACGGCACCGGCTCCCTGCGGGTACGCGCGAGCAAGGTCGGCGCCGACACCATGCTCGCGCAGATCATCCGCCTGGTGCGGCAGGCCCAGGCGTCCAAGGCGCCCATTCAGAGGCTCGCCGACGCGGTCTCCGCCTACTTCGTGCCTGCTGTCATCGCCATCGCGATTGTCACCTTCGCTCTGTGGTTCACCGTCGGCCCCACCCCGGCCCTGACGCTCGCCCTGGTTTCCGCGGTCGCGGTACTGATCATCGCCTGCCCGTGCGCGCTGGGCCTTGCGACCCCGCTGTCGGTCATGGTCGGCACCGGCAAGGGGGCCCAGGCGGGCATTTTGATCCGTTCCGCCGAGGCGCTGGAGACCGCGCACAAGCTCGACACCGTCGTCCTGGACAAGACCGGCACCGTCACCGCGGGAAAGCCCGTCCTCACCGACGTGCATGCGGCCGACGGCTTCCAGGTCAACGAACTGCTGGCGCTGGTTGCGGCGGCCGAAGCGGACAGCGAGCACCCCCTCGCCGGCGCGATCGTGACCGGAGCCCGGGAACGGGATCTCACACTGCGTGCGGCGGAGAGCTTCGACTCCGTCACCGGCAAGGGCGTACGGGCCGTGGTGGACGGACACGACGTGCTGGTCGGCACTGCCCGGCTGCTCTCGGATGCGGGTATCGAAACCAGTGCCCTCACCCCGGTCGCGGCCGAGCTGTCCGCCCAGGGCAAGACCCCCGTCCTCGCCGCCGTCGACGGCCGACACGCCGGTGTCCTCGCCGTCGCCGACACCGTCAAGGACGACTCCGCCCAGGCCATCGCCGCTCTGCAGCGGCTCGGCATCGACGTGGTCATCATCACCGGTGACAACGCCCGCACCGCCGCCGCGATCGCCGCCCAGGTGGGCGTGGACCGGGTACTGGCCGAGGTGCTGCCGGAACACAAGGCAGACGAGATCCGCCGCCTCCAAGCGGAGGGCCGCACGGTCGGCATGGTCGGCGACGGCATCAACGACGCCCCCGCTCTCGCCGCCGCCGATGTCGGTCTCGCGATCGGCACCGGTACCGACGTCGCGATCGAAGCGGCCGACGTCACCCTCATCTCCGGCTCCCTGCCCGGAGTGGTCACCGCCATCCGCCTCTCCCGGGCCACCATGCGCAACATCCGTCAGAATCTGTTCTTCGCCCTCGTCTACAACGCTGTCGGCGTCCCCCTCGCCGCCGGCGCCCTCTACCCCGTCTGGGGCATCCGCCTCAGCCCGATGATCGCCGCAGCCGCCATGGCCATGTCCTCCCTGTCGGTGGTCACCAACGCCTCCCGCCTGCGCCGCTGGCATGCGCCGCCACTGCTGCCAGCCGCGGTGGAGCCTGTCGAGCCTCGGGTCGAATCCGCTGCCGACCGGGCCCCGGCCCACGCCGCAGCGGGTGATGGCAGGCGGCCACACCTTGAGCCCGTGGCCGGGAAAGACCACCAGCGGGGCGCCGAGGCGATCACGGTGGACCCGGTGTGCGGCATGCGCGTCGACCCAGCTGCCGCCGCCGAACGGCGCGACACCGCCAGCGGCACCTGCTTCCTCTGCTCCGCCCAGTGTGCGGCAGCCTTCGACGCCGACCCGGACCGCTATCGCGCACTTGCGGCAGGCGGGACAAATGAGGGAGGTGAGGGTAGATGA
- a CDS encoding rhodanese-like domain-containing protein, translated as MTTDASRIARLTPAALQQLIEDGRGPRLLDVRTAGEFRTAHIPGAYNVPLDTLREHRAELLAHLDQDVVLVCRSGARAAQAEQALAEAGLPNLRVLDGGMMAWEAAGAPVNRGEARWDLERQVRLIAGSIVLVTGVVGLLVPGVHLIGTAIGAGLTFAALSNTCAMGMLLSKLPYNRGPRTDIRTVIASLRDRS; from the coding sequence ATGACGACCGACGCCTCCCGTATCGCGCGCCTCACCCCCGCCGCCCTCCAGCAGCTGATCGAGGACGGACGCGGTCCGCGCCTCCTGGACGTACGCACCGCCGGCGAGTTCCGGACCGCCCACATCCCAGGTGCCTACAACGTCCCGCTCGACACCCTGCGCGAGCACCGCGCCGAACTCCTTGCCCACCTCGACCAGGACGTCGTCCTCGTCTGCCGATCCGGGGCCCGCGCCGCCCAGGCCGAGCAGGCGCTCGCCGAGGCCGGACTGCCCAACCTGCGCGTCCTGGACGGCGGCATGATGGCCTGGGAAGCGGCCGGGGCTCCGGTCAACCGGGGCGAGGCGCGCTGGGACCTGGAACGCCAGGTCCGTCTGATCGCCGGTTCGATCGTGCTTGTCACCGGCGTCGTGGGCCTGCTCGTGCCGGGCGTGCACCTGATCGGCACCGCCATCGGGGCCGGGCTGACGTTCGCCGCGCTCAGCAACACCTGTGCCATGGGCATGCTGCTGTCCAAGCTGCCCTACAACCGCGGCCCGCGCACCGACATTCGTACGGTCATCGCCTCCCTGCGGGACCGCTCGTGA
- a CDS encoding putative PEP-binding protein: protein MMRAARLLARHETTPVLRAAAGRAVAPAGAVPVCSGTGVAPDCASGVLCTTSAECASAVSSGTPYVYARPVTNAADMPVAANAAALLTASGGTTSHAAVLSRTWEKPSVVGAGFTLGNGTLILPDGDALPSGEWVTVCATTGTVWRGRLERYEDEGALDLVRRLSDAAKTLAVLPGPAVYANADTLAETERCTALGATGVGVARSEHMFFGADELPQLRIALWSDQPAERQTALASLRALLTVKCRALMTGCPGRRLAVRLLDPPAHEFAAPQDMARLREQNPMMGVRGSRLGVLRPDLYRTQAQAIVEAHLALPLAQRSRLAILLPFVTTGAEARAVRQALALPSDVTVGAMVETPEAVFRAAEIAAEVDYLSVGTNDLVQFSLGMSRDDVATTLLPAYLSQRLLDEDPMTHLDHSAGTTGLIRLLRGIVPDTSWGVCGEHAADPSSLAALLPLDPDYLSVSAAGVLSARIEVGRHRARGLLKPDEQVTAHKGGRE from the coding sequence ATGATGCGCGCCGCCCGCCTTTTAGCCAGACATGAGACGACGCCGGTGCTGCGCGCGGCAGCCGGCCGGGCCGTGGCCCCGGCGGGCGCGGTGCCGGTTTGTTCCGGCACCGGTGTCGCGCCGGACTGCGCGAGCGGGGTGCTATGCACGACCTCAGCCGAGTGCGCTTCCGCAGTGAGCTCGGGCACTCCTTACGTGTATGCCCGCCCGGTGACCAACGCAGCCGACATGCCTGTCGCGGCGAACGCCGCGGCTCTGCTCACCGCCAGTGGAGGTACGACGAGCCACGCTGCGGTGCTTTCCCGGACATGGGAGAAGCCCAGCGTGGTGGGCGCCGGATTCACCCTGGGCAACGGGACGCTGATCCTGCCGGACGGCGACGCCCTGCCCTCCGGCGAGTGGGTCACCGTCTGCGCAACGACCGGAACGGTGTGGCGGGGGCGACTGGAGCGGTACGAGGACGAGGGTGCGCTAGACCTCGTACGCAGGTTGAGCGATGCAGCCAAGACCTTGGCCGTCCTTCCCGGACCGGCGGTGTACGCCAATGCCGACACCCTCGCGGAGACAGAGCGCTGCACGGCGCTCGGCGCGACGGGCGTGGGCGTGGCCCGATCCGAGCACATGTTCTTCGGCGCGGACGAACTTCCACAGCTGCGTATCGCCCTGTGGTCCGATCAACCGGCTGAACGGCAGACGGCATTGGCTTCGCTGCGCGCCCTTCTGACGGTAAAGTGCCGCGCGCTGATGACCGGCTGCCCGGGCAGGAGGCTCGCCGTCCGTCTTCTCGACCCGCCTGCACACGAGTTCGCCGCGCCGCAGGACATGGCGCGCCTGCGGGAGCAGAATCCGATGATGGGTGTACGGGGAAGCAGGCTGGGCGTGCTGCGTCCGGACCTGTACCGTACGCAGGCTCAAGCGATCGTCGAGGCCCATCTCGCACTGCCTCTCGCCCAGCGCAGCCGGCTCGCGATCCTGCTGCCCTTCGTCACCACAGGTGCCGAGGCCCGCGCTGTCCGTCAGGCCCTCGCCCTGCCGTCGGATGTCACCGTGGGGGCGATGGTCGAGACTCCGGAAGCGGTGTTCCGGGCCGCCGAAATCGCCGCCGAGGTCGACTACTTGAGCGTCGGGACCAACGACCTCGTGCAATTCTCACTCGGGATGAGCCGCGACGACGTCGCCACCACGCTGCTGCCCGCGTATCTCTCCCAGCGACTGCTCGACGAGGACCCGATGACGCACCTCGATCATTCCGCGGGGACCACGGGGCTGATCCGGCTCCTGAGGGGCATCGTGCCGGACACCTCATGGGGCGTCTGCGGTGAACACGCCGCCGACCCTTCGTCGCTGGCAGCACTCCTGCCCCTTGATCCGGACTACCTGAGCGTGAGCGCTGCCGGAGTGCTGTCCGCCCGCATCGAGGTGGGACGCCACCGAGCACGCGGTCTGCTGAAGCCGGACGAACAGGTCACCGCGCACAAGGGCGGCCGTGAATGA
- a CDS encoding DUF6153 family protein — MATQKALTGAMRWARGAVIVLCAALAVLVHHEIAAIALTSAPSATHTGHSMPEMAPSSADAMPMGSATVHTHVPGASQSAHSSPHGACDSLGMQHCATVNADAVKLPVPPQDHAGPSTDPDRADARPVSAAAIGRAPPDLSVLSQLRI; from the coding sequence ATGGCGACACAGAAGGCTCTCACGGGTGCCATGCGCTGGGCGCGCGGCGCCGTCATCGTCCTGTGCGCCGCCCTGGCCGTGCTCGTCCACCATGAGATCGCCGCGATCGCCCTCACCTCCGCGCCCTCCGCCACGCATACCGGGCACTCCATGCCGGAAATGGCCCCCTCGTCCGCCGACGCGATGCCGATGGGCTCCGCCACCGTCCACACGCACGTGCCCGGCGCGAGTCAGTCCGCTCACAGCTCGCCGCACGGCGCCTGCGACAGCCTGGGCATGCAGCACTGCGCGACCGTGAACGCCGACGCGGTCAAGCTCCCCGTGCCGCCGCAGGATCATGCCGGGCCGTCGACGGACCCGGACCGGGCCGACGCCCGGCCGGTGTCCGCCGCGGCGATCGGCCGCGCCCCGCCCGACCTGTCGGTCCTCTCCCAGCTGCGCATCTAG
- a CDS encoding multicopper oxidase family protein, with the protein MNSINRRSVLLAGLGAAGAGALAACSNPAGTPALISPSGSQVARAEKKRAGTGKEHKTTLTAAPAVLDLGGGIRAKTWAFDGRTPGKELRLSAGDTLAAELSNQLPGKTTTSIHWHGITLRNDMDGVPPVTQTPVRAGANFTYRFIADTPGTYFFHPHVGVQLDRGLYAPLIVEDPREPLAYDDEWVVVLDDWVDGVTGTPDEIFAELRQGMGGMNMGGGSSPGMEGHDMHNTGEGAASPSSSSSSGGMSSRFMLMGAESDLLGGDAGDVKYPYHLINGRIPADPDVYTGKPGKKVRLRIINAGSDTAYRVALGGHKLTITHTDGYPVQHQQVDALLIGMGERYDILVTLGDGVFPLVAAAEGKNAGGLALVRTGSGTAPSATVRPKELDGLIMTASRLRAADDVRLKSAKADVTHQIKLTGGMMHYNWAINGKPFDMTTPDANPILVEEGQRVRLDFVNDTTMWHPMHLHGHTYQLSDLGPRKDTAIILPKKTLSVFFDADNPGQWMLHCHNAYHGEAGMMTNIAYRS; encoded by the coding sequence ATGAACAGCATCAACCGACGCTCGGTCCTGCTCGCGGGACTCGGCGCCGCCGGCGCGGGCGCGCTCGCCGCCTGCAGCAACCCCGCCGGCACCCCTGCCCTGATCAGCCCCTCCGGCTCCCAGGTCGCCCGCGCGGAGAAGAAGCGGGCAGGCACCGGCAAGGAGCACAAGACCACCCTGACCGCCGCGCCCGCAGTGCTCGACCTCGGCGGCGGCATCAGGGCCAAGACCTGGGCCTTCGACGGCCGGACCCCGGGCAAGGAGCTCCGGCTCTCCGCCGGGGACACCCTGGCCGCCGAACTGTCCAACCAACTGCCCGGAAAGACCACCACCTCGATCCACTGGCACGGCATCACCCTGCGCAACGACATGGACGGTGTGCCGCCCGTCACCCAGACTCCGGTACGGGCCGGCGCCAACTTCACGTACCGGTTCATCGCCGACACCCCCGGCACGTACTTCTTCCACCCGCACGTCGGCGTCCAGCTCGACCGAGGCCTGTACGCCCCGCTGATCGTCGAGGACCCGCGCGAGCCGCTGGCGTACGACGACGAATGGGTCGTCGTCCTCGATGACTGGGTCGACGGCGTCACCGGCACCCCCGACGAAATATTCGCCGAACTCAGGCAGGGCATGGGCGGTATGAACATGGGCGGCGGCTCCAGCCCGGGCATGGAGGGCCACGACATGCACAACACGGGTGAGGGCGCGGCGTCCCCGTCTTCGTCCTCCTCGTCGGGCGGCATGTCGTCGAGGTTCATGCTCATGGGCGCCGAGAGTGACCTGCTCGGCGGCGACGCAGGCGACGTGAAGTATCCGTACCACCTGATCAACGGCCGCATTCCGGCCGACCCCGACGTCTACACTGGCAAGCCCGGGAAGAAGGTGCGGCTGCGGATCATCAACGCCGGCTCCGACACCGCCTACCGGGTCGCGCTCGGCGGCCACAAGCTGACCATCACCCACACCGACGGCTACCCGGTACAGCACCAGCAGGTGGACGCCCTGCTCATCGGCATGGGCGAACGCTACGACATCCTGGTCACCCTCGGCGACGGCGTCTTCCCCCTGGTTGCCGCGGCCGAGGGCAAGAACGCGGGCGGCCTGGCCCTGGTCCGTACCGGCTCCGGCACTGCCCCGTCGGCGACTGTACGGCCGAAGGAACTCGACGGCCTGATCATGACCGCGTCCCGGCTCCGCGCTGCCGACGACGTGCGGCTGAAGTCCGCCAAGGCCGATGTCACGCACCAGATCAAGCTCACCGGCGGCATGATGCACTACAACTGGGCCATCAACGGCAAGCCGTTCGACATGACCACCCCGGACGCCAACCCGATCCTGGTCGAGGAGGGGCAGCGGGTGCGGCTGGACTTCGTCAACGACACCACCATGTGGCACCCGATGCACCTGCACGGCCACACCTACCAGCTCAGCGACTTGGGCCCGCGCAAGGACACCGCGATCATCCTGCCCAAGAAGACGCTGTCCGTCTTCTTCGACGCCGACAACCCTGGCCAGTGGATGCTGCACTGCCACAACGCCTACCACGGTGAGGCCGGGATGATGACGAACATCGCCTACCGGTCATGA
- a CDS encoding metal-sensitive transcriptional regulator, protein MTAIPDHPGTRDPAPGTAPHGYADHKGDHLDRLHKVEGQVRGITRMVDDDRYCVDVLTQISAVTRALQEVALGLLDDHLRHCVTDAARSDPAAGEEKLAELALALRRTLRL, encoded by the coding sequence ATGACCGCCATCCCCGACCACCCAGGCACTCGGGACCCGGCACCGGGCACGGCCCCGCACGGCTACGCCGACCACAAGGGCGACCACCTCGACCGGCTGCACAAGGTCGAGGGCCAGGTCCGCGGGATCACCCGCATGGTCGACGACGACCGGTACTGCGTCGATGTCCTCACCCAGATCAGCGCCGTCACCCGAGCCCTGCAGGAAGTCGCCCTCGGCCTGCTCGACGACCACCTGCGGCACTGCGTGACCGACGCCGCTCGATCGGATCCGGCAGCGGGCGAGGAGAAGCTGGCCGAACTCGCCCTCGCCCTGCGCCGCACACTGCGTCTGTGA
- a CDS encoding sulfite exporter TauE/SafE family protein, with product MITLVLVASVLIGVSLGILGGGGSILTVPILVYLAGVDTKEAIATSLFVVGTTSLVGLVPHARAGRVRWRTGLIFGAVSMVGAYGGGRLAEYIPGTALLIAFALMMLATAAAMLRKSGKAKAAKPVHRELPVKHVIAEGLVVGAVTGLVGSGGGFLVVPALALLGGLPMSVAVGTSLLVIAMKSFSGLAGHLADVRIDWNLALMVTAAAVVGSLIGSRFAGRIPQDTLRKAFGWFVVVMGVFVLGQQLPHAVWASPLTWTGAGLAAAAAVAVAWATARARRPRTDMNPPQVGSRDPAAHS from the coding sequence GTGATCACCCTCGTCCTCGTGGCCTCCGTCCTGATCGGGGTCAGCCTGGGCATACTCGGCGGCGGCGGGTCCATCCTGACCGTGCCGATCCTGGTCTACCTGGCCGGGGTGGACACCAAGGAGGCCATCGCCACCTCGCTGTTCGTCGTCGGCACCACCAGCCTCGTGGGGCTCGTCCCGCACGCTCGCGCGGGCCGGGTGCGCTGGCGCACCGGTCTGATCTTCGGCGCGGTCAGCATGGTCGGCGCCTATGGCGGCGGACGACTCGCCGAGTACATCCCCGGCACCGCACTGCTCATCGCGTTCGCGCTGATGATGCTCGCCACCGCCGCCGCCATGCTCCGCAAGTCCGGCAAGGCGAAGGCGGCCAAGCCCGTCCACCGCGAGCTCCCCGTCAAGCACGTCATCGCCGAGGGCCTCGTCGTCGGCGCTGTCACCGGCCTGGTCGGCTCCGGCGGCGGATTCCTCGTCGTCCCCGCCCTCGCCCTGCTCGGCGGACTGCCCATGAGCGTCGCCGTCGGCACCTCGCTCCTGGTCATCGCCATGAAGTCCTTCTCCGGGCTCGCCGGTCACCTCGCCGACGTCCGGATCGACTGGAACCTCGCGCTGATGGTGACCGCCGCGGCCGTCGTCGGCAGCCTGATCGGCAGCCGCTTCGCCGGACGCATCCCCCAGGACACACTCCGCAAGGCGTTCGGCTGGTTCGTCGTCGTCATGGGTGTCTTCGTCCTCGGCCAGCAACTGCCGCACGCCGTCTGGGCCAGCCCCCTGACCTGGACCGGCGCCGGACTGGCCGCGGCTGCGGCCGTGGCCGTGGCCTGGGCAACCGCACGGGCGCGCCGTCCGCGTACCGACATGAATCCGCCCCAGGTAGGCTCCCGAGATCCGGCCGCACACTCCTGA